The Candidatus Acidiferrales bacterium genome contains a region encoding:
- a CDS encoding CoA-transferase, translating to MARQIPNGATVATGLLSWLPMLAIAVAKATHAPELTYLNCSGAINPARLSGQSLPPSSTDVTLLKNNPYCLRLTDLWEFAARGRIDVMFFGFVQLDRDGNTNLSLLQGSNGPSRKLPGVAGAYALRQLVKNPVLFSARHSPSSFVRRVDTVTTVAASNPVLLVTELGVFRLVGGALHVVSLHPPGSINEVKAKTGFPVRRPPRLRYTSQLSRRERLALDKFDPRKIRDRYVNL from the coding sequence ATGGCCCGCCAAATCCCCAACGGGGCCACGGTAGCCACGGGTTTGCTCTCCTGGTTGCCGATGCTGGCGATTGCCGTGGCCAAGGCGACGCATGCCCCCGAACTCACCTACCTGAATTGCAGCGGGGCCATCAATCCGGCCCGCCTCAGCGGGCAATCTCTCCCGCCGAGCTCGACCGACGTCACCCTGCTCAAGAACAACCCCTACTGCTTGCGGCTGACCGACCTATGGGAGTTCGCGGCCCGCGGCCGCATCGACGTGATGTTTTTCGGCTTTGTCCAGCTCGACCGGGACGGGAACACCAATCTCAGCCTGCTCCAGGGGTCAAACGGCCCATCGCGGAAGTTACCCGGGGTTGCGGGGGCGTATGCTCTGCGACAGCTCGTAAAGAATCCAGTGCTGTTTTCTGCGCGCCATTCACCCTCGTCGTTCGTCCGCCGGGTGGACACCGTCACCACCGTCGCCGCGTCCAACCCGGTGCTGCTGGTTACCGAACTGGGGGTCTTCCGACTGGTGGGCGGAGCACTCCACGTCGTCAGCTTGCATCCGCCCGGCAGCATCAATGAAGTAAAAGCGAAGACGGGTTTCCCTGTCCGCCGGCCGCCGCGACTCCGCTACACTTCCCAACTCTCTCGGCGCGAGCGGCTGGCTCTGGACAAATTTGATCCAAGAAAAATCCGCGACCGATACGTCAACCTATGA